In a single window of the Mucilaginibacter defluvii genome:
- the kdpA gene encoding potassium-transporting ATPase subunit KdpA produces the protein MNSEILGVVASFLMTLLIAVPLGRYLAKMFAGERVWTDFMKPLERGLFKLGGVNPNEPMDWKQFLKAMLAINLLWLVYGFFVLIYQDKLPLNPDGNPGMTPDLAFNTIISFVVNCNLQHYSGESGLTYLTQQFIIMFLQFTSAATGIAAAVALFKAFRDKTTENIGNFWDFFIKSITRLLLPLSIVVALILTFNGTPSSYAGKDQFISMQGDTVNVSRGPAAQMIAIKHLGTNGGGYFGVNSAHPLENPNYLTNMTEIVAQFIIPTAMILAFGFFIRRKKLSWTIFTVMMLGVMMLMIPSISSEVGGNPMIEKMGVSQTTGAMEGKEVRFGPIATAYWSTLTTVTSTGSVNGMHDSTMPLTGAWQLLAMMINGFFGGCGVGILNYFVYLIIAVFISGLMVGRTPEFLGHKVEAREVKIAALITLLSPFLIMAGTALAAFVFTNYGNADWAVKPSNWLNNPGFHGFSEMLYEMTSANANNGSGFEGLGDNNVFWNVSTGFVLILGRFLPIIGPLAIAGLLAKKKYIPESAGTLRVDTMTFGLMTFAVILVLNALSYFPALALGPLAEYFSMR, from the coding sequence ATGAATTCAGAGATCTTAGGCGTTGTCGCCTCCTTCCTGATGACCCTGCTCATCGCCGTTCCGCTGGGTAGGTACCTGGCCAAGATGTTCGCCGGCGAACGCGTTTGGACAGATTTTATGAAACCACTCGAACGCGGCCTGTTTAAATTGGGCGGCGTTAACCCGAATGAACCTATGGACTGGAAACAGTTCCTGAAAGCCATGCTTGCAATCAACCTTTTATGGTTGGTTTACGGCTTTTTTGTGCTGATATACCAGGACAAGCTTCCACTGAACCCGGATGGCAACCCAGGAATGACGCCAGACCTGGCTTTCAATACGATCATCAGCTTTGTGGTGAATTGTAACTTGCAGCACTACAGCGGCGAAAGCGGGCTGACCTACCTGACCCAGCAATTTATCATCATGTTCCTGCAATTTACCAGCGCGGCAACTGGTATTGCCGCTGCGGTAGCCCTATTCAAAGCATTCCGTGATAAAACCACAGAGAACATAGGCAACTTCTGGGACTTCTTTATCAAAAGTATAACCCGTCTTTTACTGCCCCTGTCCATCGTTGTAGCGCTGATCCTGACTTTCAACGGTACGCCATCAAGCTACGCCGGAAAAGATCAGTTTATTTCCATGCAGGGTGATACCGTAAATGTATCACGCGGCCCGGCCGCACAGATGATTGCCATCAAACACCTCGGCACGAATGGCGGTGGCTATTTTGGCGTAAACTCTGCGCATCCGCTGGAAAATCCTAACTACCTGACCAACATGACAGAGATTGTTGCTCAATTTATTATCCCTACCGCGATGATCCTGGCATTCGGCTTCTTTATCCGCCGTAAAAAATTAAGCTGGACCATTTTCACGGTGATGATGCTGGGCGTTATGATGCTCATGATCCCATCTATTAGCAGTGAAGTGGGCGGAAATCCGATGATCGAAAAAATGGGTGTAAGCCAAACCACGGGGGCCATGGAAGGCAAAGAGGTGAGATTCGGGCCAATTGCTACGGCCTACTGGAGCACATTAACCACAGTGACCTCAACAGGATCCGTGAATGGCATGCATGATAGTACAATGCCTTTGACGGGCGCCTGGCAATTGCTCGCCATGATGATCAATGGGTTCTTTGGAGGGTGCGGTGTAGGTATCCTGAATTATTTTGTTTATCTCATTATTGCTGTATTCATCTCCGGTCTGATGGTGGGCCGCACCCCGGAATTCCTGGGCCACAAGGTAGAGGCGCGCGAAGTAAAGATTGCTGCCCTAATTACCTTGCTCAGTCCATTTCTGATCATGGCCGGAACTGCGCTTGCTGCATTTGTATTTACCAATTACGGCAATGCGGACTGGGCGGTTAAACCATCGAACTGGCTAAATAATCCTGGCTTCCACGGTTTCTCAGAAATGCTTTACGAGATGACCTCGGCCAATGCCAACAACGGTTCAGGTTTTGAAGGTTTGGGTGATAATAATGTTTTCTGGAACGTATCAACCGGCTTTGTGCTTATCCTGGGCAGATTCCTGCCTATCATCGGTCCGTTAGCTATCGCTGGCCTACTGGCCAAAAAGAAGTATATACCCGAGTCTGCCGGTACACTGCGTGTGGACACCATGACCTTCGGTTTGATGACGTTCGCCGTGATCCTGGTGCTGAATGCGCTTTCTTACTTCCCGGCACTGGCCTTAGGTCCTTTGGCCGAGTATTTTTCCATGAGATAA
- a CDS encoding DUF6268 family outer membrane beta-barrel protein, producing MKLSTRCLKSTHLIRHFLYSATAFLLVLLTAEASFGQGYVEGVTISYEHMPMKIETLNGEQKFTGNNLKIGTSVPIFLTPNKSEYLIVGGNLEAFNFSGTHPDFDVKRVYSISPTFGYSTMVSKSFNLTALLTPTMNSDYKDIKGSDIKFGAILRGTWKASDNISWKAILGYRRQFYGPQYVVLVGMDWKVNDKWQIFGDVPHSLTASYGVNEKVNAGFNLFVQNSTYGLNKQDRYFEYNTVNPGLFVERYISPKWAVRVTAAYTLIRNMEIYNKTDKAKGFIDFYELGDRKDPINPEVSTGLAFKIGLSYRIIPGKK from the coding sequence ATGAAACTCAGCACTCGCTGCCTTAAATCAACCCATCTGATCAGGCATTTCCTTTATTCTGCAACAGCATTTCTGTTGGTACTTTTAACTGCTGAAGCAAGCTTTGGCCAGGGTTATGTAGAAGGCGTAACCATTAGCTACGAGCACATGCCGATGAAGATCGAAACACTAAACGGTGAACAGAAATTTACCGGTAACAATCTCAAGATCGGCACCTCGGTACCCATATTTCTGACACCCAATAAGTCCGAGTACCTGATCGTAGGCGGCAACCTCGAAGCTTTCAATTTCTCAGGAACACATCCCGACTTTGATGTGAAACGCGTTTACAGCATCTCGCCCACATTTGGTTACAGCACCATGGTCAGCAAATCCTTTAACCTTACCGCCTTGCTCACACCCACCATGAACAGTGACTATAAGGACATAAAAGGCTCTGACATCAAGTTTGGCGCGATACTTCGCGGAACGTGGAAAGCGAGCGACAATATCAGCTGGAAAGCGATATTAGGTTATCGTCGGCAATTTTATGGTCCGCAGTATGTTGTTTTGGTCGGTATGGATTGGAAGGTAAACGATAAATGGCAAATATTCGGCGATGTACCGCATAGTCTCACAGCAAGCTATGGCGTCAACGAAAAGGTGAATGCCGGCTTCAACCTTTTCGTGCAAAATTCAACTTACGGGTTAAACAAGCAGGACCGTTATTTTGAATATAACACGGTTAACCCAGGCCTTTTTGTCGAGCGTTATATTTCACCTAAATGGGCGGTAAGGGTCACCGCCGCTTATACGCTGATCCGTAATATGGAGATCTACAATAAAACAGATAAGGCCAAAGGCTTTATTGACTTCTATGAGTTAGGTGACCGTAAAGATCCGATCAACCCGGAAGTATCTACCGGATTAGCGTTTAAGATCGGGCTGAGCTATCGCATAATTCCAGGTAAAAAGTAA
- a CDS encoding IPT/TIG domain-containing protein translates to MKLFKYILFPVSLLAMVIFSGCKKEYDEISTVSLGLPIIFERFAPGDSLLAGQVLSIRGQGMRRLTEVSANGNALAYEEMPNGIDVKIDPFYFPDGSYTFKLKRFDGEQLISSPPVHVFGYQLSVNSGRAGDEMTITAAGALNKVQKVLFTAAGGTTEAMVISKNAQEIKFKVPQKAVNGNLYLQLINPSDPEKPVMLATGRFNVVIDAPNITSVTPASASYGSVITITGRNFGDVGANGELFYNRRVLFTAQDGTQLEGTLVNGNGAQTATKISVVVPYFIQSTISVEIEGLASNLAAISANSTVTDKRLLYIINGVQLNALTLKAGAPLASANVLPNVSTFATNKSNNRVYYTSDGMSLNYVDMATGQSTTAFSDANGFSLIEIQGNRIFWKDLYNTIHCAGVDGSNLQTLKVYESNVVAITGTPDGRLLYVLYEFYDSQTGEYSLNIDRINAISGLVSTVVTRIGGAFTLQFVNDQLYYAASESEPAGGTVFSILSVNANGGSAPKKIHTLEPLHLLNNMVVDAQANRIYWIDAAGARDNILQSINIDGGNPQNSGTLKDGINSKIFVW, encoded by the coding sequence ATGAAGTTGTTCAAATACATATTGTTTCCGGTTTCGCTGCTTGCGATGGTTATATTTTCCGGATGTAAAAAAGAGTATGACGAGATATCCACGGTATCTCTTGGGCTACCTATTATTTTTGAACGCTTTGCTCCGGGCGATAGCCTGCTTGCAGGGCAGGTTTTAAGTATAAGAGGGCAGGGTATGCGCAGGTTAACAGAGGTATCAGCCAATGGTAATGCACTTGCCTATGAAGAAATGCCTAACGGCATCGATGTAAAAATCGATCCGTTCTACTTCCCTGATGGTAGTTATACTTTTAAATTGAAGCGTTTTGATGGTGAGCAGTTAATTTCGTCGCCACCGGTACATGTGTTTGGTTATCAATTATCTGTAAACAGCGGTCGGGCGGGTGATGAAATGACTATTACCGCAGCAGGAGCTTTAAATAAAGTACAAAAGGTGTTATTTACAGCTGCAGGTGGCACAACAGAAGCGATGGTAATCAGTAAAAACGCACAAGAAATAAAGTTTAAAGTTCCGCAAAAGGCTGTTAACGGTAACTTATACCTGCAATTAATTAACCCGTCTGACCCGGAAAAACCGGTTATGCTTGCAACAGGCCGGTTCAACGTGGTTATTGATGCGCCTAATATCACCTCAGTCACCCCGGCCTCTGCAAGTTATGGCTCCGTTATTACCATCACCGGACGGAATTTTGGCGACGTGGGGGCCAACGGAGAACTTTTTTACAATCGGCGGGTGCTTTTTACGGCACAAGATGGCACTCAATTAGAAGGTACCCTGGTTAACGGTAATGGAGCGCAAACGGCAACAAAAATTAGTGTAGTTGTGCCATACTTTATACAAAGTACTATTAGCGTGGAGATTGAAGGACTGGCATCAAACTTGGCTGCCATTAGTGCGAACAGTACGGTAACCGATAAGCGTTTACTTTATATAATTAATGGCGTACAGCTTAATGCGCTCACTTTGAAAGCGGGTGCTCCGCTGGCGTCGGCTAATGTGTTACCCAATGTGTCAACCTTTGCTACCAATAAATCCAACAATCGCGTTTATTACACCTCAGACGGTATGTCTTTAAATTACGTGGATATGGCTACCGGACAGTCAACTACTGCCTTTAGTGATGCCAATGGGTTTTCCCTGATTGAAATACAGGGTAACCGGATATTTTGGAAAGATCTGTATAACACTATCCATTGTGCTGGTGTTGATGGTAGTAATTTGCAAACCCTAAAGGTTTATGAGAGTAATGTTGTTGCAATAACCGGCACGCCGGATGGCAGGTTATTATATGTATTGTATGAGTTTTATGATAGTCAGACAGGTGAATATTCATTGAATATTGACCGTATAAATGCGATTAGCGGCTTAGTAAGCACTGTGGTTACTAGGATAGGAGGTGCTTTTACATTACAATTTGTAAATGATCAGCTTTACTACGCAGCTTCTGAGAGCGAGCCTGCCGGCGGCACAGTGTTTAGTATATTAAGCGTAAATGCCAACGGCGGATCAGCTCCTAAAAAGATACACACGCTTGAGCCGCTGCACCTATTGAATAATATGGTGGTTGACGCACAAGCTAACAGGATATATTGGATAGACGCGGCGGGAGCCCGTGATAACATATTACAAAGTATTAATATTGACGGTGGTAATCCTCAAAACTCAGGTACCTTAAAGGACGGTATAAACAGTAAAATATTTGTTTGGTAA
- a CDS encoding potassium-transporting ATPase subunit F → MIALFIISIAVFLYMIYVLLKPEKF, encoded by the coding sequence ATGATCGCATTATTCATTATTTCAATCGCAGTGTTCTTATACATGATATACGTCCTGCTTAAACCCGAAAAATTCTAA
- a CDS encoding TonB-dependent receptor domain-containing protein yields MKISTLLIILALVQVSAKSLSQQITLQETNAPLEKVTNLIKKQTGFVFFFTEQELKNERITVKVSNASLQNALKACFTRGDIEYKIIGNNIVLKRGNAAVSFQQAKVQPGWVSGKVTDAKNGETLVGVSITLIGRTIGTTSKTDGSYSISLESGTYTIQASFVGYKTLIHEQVIIKDGQLTALDFALQPGENALSEVVISGSFRTSPTYHTNERQIVELIQKAPTIVSAISNEQIIKSFDRSSAEVMRRFAGIILSDNRFIQVRGLDPRYSVTFLNGLPAPSAESDRRSFSYDMINSNVIDRIVSYKSQSPELYGELSGGLVNISTKHAVDKKQFDIQISSQYRPGSTGKNYYTYAGSAMDLLAFGANDRDLPKDLPPASLELATPIPDEFGRKIIRPNFDLQTKTARPDVRLVMTYLNRFNVGSQYLNSISLLSYTNANAQNTPTLIRSNSSSGTLPTYFQFQNFDQSVSLSAIQNFMYPVSKRVNIEWKNLFTQDADNAVSVSDGIVMGGNYAGRTIFDQYTQRSLYSSQLSTNILLNDAGTSFINAIAGYAYTNERIPGQRDFFYSNYLEAYRDGSSGKKPWELNPIDSTGYYDVVFFQGRNGTAGSNAGITRNAMRYYRTGEKAWSGTINYNTQLPAGIKLLAGGFMELRNRDNMSRVIGIRKTQPSLGDLEGKFYMPFERMSDWVNPDRIGNGLSMVDVNLAASGYNGNSKVFAGYTTLTIPLFNNKVMVYGGLRADYNRYTVENLKADGTPKARLNPITNTLDSINTKLNIDKLYWLPSLNVTWHVTDKLQIRGSYGKSINRPEFRESAELSYYDNRLDANIAGNSQLKFATLDNYDLRVEYYPAEGQQWTLGGYYKKITNAIERYSVAASNFESDALTFRNTPNSKVYGIEAEMRQSLRFIPVDFMRYFSVIANGSYLFTETVRRLSAEEPKYETASEKRPMQGATPFLINGGLYFDRSKSGTSVSLLCNITGQKLAFVGGTFNADRYELGRAVLDVSITQRLNKRITLRAGVQDLFNQPIQLGRDADGDNKYTKSGPVLTANGGQVQDYIEYRYRLGAYYSLGLNFKL; encoded by the coding sequence ATGAAAATTTCGACCCTGCTCATCATACTGGCCTTGGTACAGGTCAGCGCGAAAAGCTTAAGCCAGCAAATTACCTTGCAGGAAACCAATGCGCCGCTTGAAAAAGTTACCAATCTGATTAAAAAACAAACCGGGTTTGTATTTTTTTTCACAGAGCAGGAACTTAAAAATGAACGAATAACTGTAAAAGTAAGTAATGCGAGCTTACAAAACGCACTTAAAGCATGTTTTACCCGTGGAGATATCGAATACAAAATTATTGGAAATAACATTGTACTGAAACGCGGCAATGCCGCAGTAAGCTTTCAACAAGCTAAAGTTCAGCCAGGCTGGGTTAGCGGAAAGGTTACTGATGCGAAAAACGGCGAAACGCTGGTTGGTGTTAGTATAACTTTAATCGGACGGACCATTGGTACAACATCAAAAACTGATGGTAGCTACAGCATTTCGCTTGAATCAGGAACTTATACTATACAAGCCAGTTTTGTTGGATATAAAACGCTGATTCATGAACAGGTAATTATTAAGGATGGACAATTAACCGCTTTAGATTTTGCGCTGCAACCCGGAGAAAACGCCTTATCTGAAGTGGTGATATCAGGCAGTTTCAGAACGAGCCCAACTTATCACACTAATGAACGTCAAATAGTTGAACTAATCCAAAAGGCGCCCACCATTGTTTCGGCTATCTCTAACGAACAGATTATTAAATCGTTCGACAGAAGTTCGGCTGAGGTAATGCGCAGGTTTGCCGGCATAATCCTTTCTGACAATCGCTTTATACAGGTACGCGGATTAGACCCCCGATATTCGGTTACGTTTTTAAATGGTTTGCCAGCACCAAGTGCTGAGAGTGACAGACGGTCATTCTCTTACGATATGATCAACTCCAACGTAATTGACCGTATTGTAAGCTACAAATCTCAGTCGCCGGAATTGTATGGAGAATTATCTGGCGGTTTAGTCAATATTTCCACCAAGCATGCAGTTGACAAAAAGCAGTTCGACATCCAGATATCATCGCAATACCGGCCAGGGTCAACCGGCAAAAATTACTATACTTACGCAGGCAGTGCCATGGACTTACTGGCGTTTGGCGCTAACGACCGTGATTTACCAAAAGATTTGCCGCCTGCATCGTTAGAACTTGCCACGCCGATACCCGATGAGTTTGGCAGAAAAATCATCAGGCCAAATTTTGACCTGCAAACAAAAACAGCCCGACCAGACGTGCGTTTGGTAATGACATACCTTAACCGGTTCAACGTAGGAAGCCAGTATTTAAACAGTATTTCGTTGTTGAGTTACACAAATGCTAATGCTCAAAATACGCCCACGCTAATTCGTTCAAATTCTTCATCGGGTACGCTGCCTACATATTTTCAGTTTCAAAACTTTGACCAGTCGGTATCGCTTAGTGCCATTCAAAATTTTATGTACCCCGTTAGTAAACGGGTTAATATCGAGTGGAAAAATCTGTTTACACAGGATGCTGATAACGCGGTAAGTGTTAGTGATGGAATAGTAATGGGTGGCAATTACGCGGGTCGCACCATTTTTGATCAATACACCCAGCGCAGTTTGTATTCCTCGCAGCTCAGCACTAACATTTTACTAAACGATGCAGGAACATCTTTTATAAATGCTATTGCCGGTTATGCCTATACTAATGAACGCATACCGGGCCAACGCGATTTTTTTTATAGTAATTATTTAGAAGCCTACCGCGACGGCAGTTCGGGCAAAAAGCCTTGGGAGCTAAACCCTATTGATTCTACTGGTTATTATGATGTGGTTTTTTTTCAAGGCCGAAACGGGACCGCCGGTAGCAATGCCGGGATTACGCGCAATGCCATGCGCTATTATCGTACCGGCGAAAAAGCCTGGAGCGGAACCATTAACTATAATACTCAATTGCCTGCCGGTATAAAGCTGCTTGCCGGAGGTTTTATGGAATTGCGTAACCGGGATAATATGTCCAGGGTAATAGGTATACGTAAAACCCAACCCTCGCTTGGCGACCTGGAGGGAAAGTTTTATATGCCTTTTGAGCGGATGTCTGATTGGGTTAACCCAGATCGTATTGGCAATGGCCTGTCTATGGTAGATGTTAACCTGGCAGCCAGCGGCTATAACGGCAACAGTAAGGTTTTTGCCGGTTATACTACGTTAACTATACCTTTGTTTAACAATAAAGTGATGGTTTATGGCGGTTTAAGAGCCGATTACAATCGATACACAGTTGAAAATCTTAAAGCCGACGGCACACCCAAGGCTCGGTTAAATCCTATTACCAATACGCTTGACAGTATCAACACCAAACTTAATATTGACAAACTATATTGGTTGCCCAGCCTGAATGTTACCTGGCATGTAACCGATAAATTACAGATACGCGGCTCATACGGAAAATCGATCAACAGGCCGGAGTTCAGAGAAAGCGCTGAATTGAGTTATTATGACAACCGCCTTGATGCTAATATCGCCGGGAATAGTCAGCTGAAATTTGCAACGCTCGACAATTACGACCTGCGGGTTGAATATTATCCGGCTGAAGGGCAGCAATGGACTTTAGGCGGGTATTATAAAAAGATTACCAATGCCATTGAACGATATTCAGTCGCGGCATCAAATTTTGAAAGCGATGCTTTGACTTTTCGTAACACGCCAAACAGTAAGGTTTATGGCATAGAAGCTGAAATGCGCCAAAGCCTGCGTTTTATTCCTGTTGATTTTATGCGCTATTTCTCGGTGATAGCTAACGGCAGTTATCTGTTTACTGAAACGGTACGCCGGTTGAGTGCAGAAGAACCGAAATACGAAACTGCTTCCGAAAAACGGCCTATGCAAGGCGCTACCCCCTTCCTTATCAACGGCGGGTTGTACTTTGATCGTTCAAAATCAGGCACATCGGTCTCGCTGCTGTGTAATATTACCGGCCAGAAACTTGCATTTGTAGGCGGAACGTTTAATGCAGACCGCTATGAACTTGGCCGCGCGGTATTGGATGTTTCGATTACGCAGCGCCTTAACAAAAGGATCACGCTCAGGGCAGGCGTGCAAGACCTGTTTAACCAGCCAATACAACTTGGCCGCGACGCGGATGGCGATAACAAGTACACCAAAAGTGGGCCCGTATTAACGGCAAACGGCGGCCAGGTGCAGGATTACATTGAATATAGGTATCGTCTGGGCGCTTATTATTCACTTGGCCTAAACTTTAAACTTTAA
- a CDS encoding fumarylacetoacetate hydrolase family protein yields the protein MLKKPEEALTLSRFSKDGQIHTLAVLSDNGEQVSGVDLSAALKRYNQNAFDVISGLAFDDVVKIIRSDTANTIVPYQDLLPSVVGEAHLAIGINYAEHGKETGQVRPFMFPKIVETDPAIHQLKYTKGWLLDHEVELGIVFPSAVCYATDLNHSMIGFLVVNDFTDRATLMRKMDSRNVTGGKGFPDAKSKNGFLPTGPYMVIPKNWRAFVNELHLTLSVNGHIRQSGYAKDMVWNIDKIIERSLSVKGERKSYYQDKMVKLFEGDCIPANSIIITGTPSGVVFNAPAKGFIFGAVAKYIFTGGFFGNKMHPYILQQYLKKERSNPRYLQPDDHIETSINFLGTIKTTIKN from the coding sequence ATGCTTAAAAAACCGGAAGAAGCGCTCACGTTAAGCCGGTTCAGCAAAGACGGGCAGATTCACACCCTTGCTGTATTGAGCGACAATGGCGAACAGGTTTCAGGCGTTGACCTTAGCGCTGCATTGAAGCGATACAACCAAAATGCTTTCGATGTAATCAGCGGTCTGGCATTTGACGACGTGGTGAAGATCATACGTTCAGATACTGCAAACACTATTGTTCCGTATCAGGATCTGCTGCCAAGCGTTGTAGGCGAGGCGCATTTAGCCATCGGGATCAATTATGCGGAACATGGTAAAGAAACCGGGCAGGTCAGGCCTTTCATGTTCCCTAAGATCGTAGAGACAGATCCGGCTATCCATCAATTAAAATATACTAAGGGCTGGCTACTTGACCACGAGGTGGAACTGGGCATAGTTTTCCCTTCAGCAGTATGCTATGCTACCGATCTGAATCACAGCATGATAGGCTTCCTTGTTGTGAATGATTTCACCGATCGGGCTACGCTGATGCGCAAAATGGATAGCCGAAACGTAACTGGCGGCAAAGGTTTCCCTGATGCGAAAAGTAAAAACGGATTTTTACCAACCGGCCCTTATATGGTTATCCCCAAAAACTGGAGGGCGTTTGTGAACGAACTACATTTGACGCTTTCAGTCAATGGTCATATTCGCCAGAGCGGGTATGCGAAAGATATGGTTTGGAACATCGATAAGATCATTGAGCGATCCCTGTCAGTTAAAGGTGAGCGAAAAAGTTATTACCAGGATAAAATGGTAAAGCTATTCGAGGGTGACTGTATCCCGGCTAACAGTATCATTATCACAGGTACACCTTCGGGTGTGGTGTTTAACGCACCAGCAAAAGGGTTCATTTTTGGCGCCGTCGCCAAATACATTTTTACCGGCGGCTTTTTTGGTAATAAAATGCACCCTTATATTTTGCAGCAATATTTAAAAAAAGAACGCTCTAACCCCCGTTATCTCCAGCCTGACGATCACATCGAAACCTCCATCAACTTTTTAGGAACGATCAAAACAACCATCAAAAATTAG
- a CDS encoding RNA polymerase sigma-70 factor, with the protein MSAGPRFMLIFNNEFTFNLFLCGYLATEMPNHNALSDKQLLHLLKSNDETAFTEIFDRYWSVLFIQACKLVRDEDDAADLVQEVFVKIWDHRETIIIQGGLLPYLARAVRYRFFDFLDRKKVRQDYADSLRIFMQEGRAITDEQLREKELLRTIDELVSTLPPKQKQIYEMSRKDSMSTAEIALALNVSEKTVQNQVSLALRELKLKLNMLQISGALFGSELISEVLKKI; encoded by the coding sequence ATGAGCGCTGGCCCCCGCTTTATGCTTATATTTAATAATGAGTTTACATTCAATCTTTTTCTTTGCGGTTACTTAGCCACTGAAATGCCGAACCATAATGCTCTTTCAGACAAGCAATTGCTTCATTTGCTTAAAAGCAATGATGAAACGGCTTTCACAGAAATATTTGATCGTTATTGGTCTGTATTATTCATCCAGGCATGTAAGCTGGTAAGGGATGAGGATGATGCTGCCGACCTGGTACAGGAAGTGTTTGTAAAGATTTGGGATCATCGGGAAACAATTATTATACAGGGAGGGCTGTTGCCCTATCTGGCACGCGCTGTCCGTTATCGTTTCTTTGATTTTTTAGATAGGAAAAAAGTACGTCAGGATTATGCCGACTCGCTCCGTATCTTTATGCAAGAAGGGCGGGCAATAACCGATGAGCAATTAAGGGAAAAAGAATTACTCCGAACAATAGATGAATTAGTGAGCACACTGCCTCCCAAACAAAAGCAAATCTATGAAATGAGCCGAAAAGACAGTATGAGCACGGCTGAAATTGCCCTTGCCCTAAACGTCTCAGAAAAAACGGTTCAGAATCAAGTGAGTTTAGCTTTAAGGGAACTTAAGCTGAAACTTAACATGCTCCAAATCTCCGGAGCCTTATTCGGCAGCGAACTAATTTCGGAAGTTTTAAAAAAAATCTAA
- a CDS encoding FecR family protein, whose amino-acid sequence MEEKQSPEELIRRYVAGEATAKEKAWVESWYLNELEKCQYYPTEETINNKSAEIRATILSRTAKQRTVNIWPRIAAAAAILFFICAGGYLFFNKTNFRSVHVAQVKPDISPGDQSAILLLSDGRKINLHDAKTGNIASEGKTKIIKTADNQIIYKADAPASSTQYNVVVTRAGNFYPLKLADGTVAILDAGSSIKYPVNFTGRQRRVEITGQVYFEVKHNAAMPFRVSVKGNVIEDLGTSFNINAYDDEPNIKATLIEGSMRVNDQVTLTPGKQATINKGRIKVSKTDIEQVIAWKNGLFKFNTTPIDQGMRQLSRWYNVTVEYPNGIPDVTFNGEIHRSTNASQVLEILSFSKVKFQIVNTPYGKKIIVKP is encoded by the coding sequence ATGGAAGAAAAGCAATCACCTGAAGAATTGATACGCCGGTATGTGGCCGGAGAAGCAACAGCCAAGGAAAAAGCCTGGGTTGAAAGTTGGTATCTTAACGAATTAGAAAAATGCCAATATTACCCGACTGAGGAAACGATTAATAACAAAAGTGCCGAAATTCGTGCCACTATATTGAGCCGAACGGCGAAGCAGAGAACTGTTAACATATGGCCGCGCATTGCCGCTGCCGCCGCCATTTTATTCTTCATTTGCGCAGGCGGTTATTTATTCTTTAATAAAACAAATTTCCGGTCTGTTCACGTTGCTCAGGTTAAACCAGATATATCGCCTGGCGATCAATCGGCTATTCTATTATTATCTGATGGAAGGAAGATAAATCTTCACGATGCAAAAACCGGTAATATAGCAAGCGAGGGTAAAACAAAAATCATTAAAACAGCTGATAACCAAATAATTTATAAAGCTGATGCTCCTGCCAGCAGCACGCAATACAATGTAGTGGTTACCCGCGCGGGTAACTTTTATCCGCTTAAGCTAGCAGATGGAACAGTTGCAATACTGGATGCAGGTTCGTCAATTAAATATCCCGTAAACTTTACCGGTCGCCAGCGCCGCGTAGAAATTACCGGCCAGGTTTATTTTGAGGTTAAGCATAACGCCGCCATGCCATTCAGGGTAAGCGTTAAAGGCAACGTTATTGAAGACCTCGGCACCAGCTTTAATATCAATGCATATGATGACGAACCAAATATTAAAGCTACGTTGATAGAGGGGAGTATGCGGGTAAACGACCAGGTTACTTTAACACCGGGTAAACAGGCAACCATAAACAAAGGCAGGATAAAAGTATCTAAAACGGATATTGAGCAGGTTATTGCCTGGAAAAACGGGCTATTCAAATTTAATACCACTCCAATAGATCAGGGAATGCGGCAGCTTTCACGCTGGTATAACGTAACTGTTGAATATCCGAACGGTATTCCTGACGTCACTTTTAACGGCGAGATCCATCGTAGCACCAATGCATCGCAGGTGCTGGAGATACTTAGTTTCAGCAAAGTGAAATTTCAAATCGTAAATACGCCTTATGGCAAAAAAATTATTGTGAAACCGTAA